CGGAGGGCGTAGTCGGACTTCGTGGAGACCCGCATGAGATAAGTCTCCCAGATCCGTACACGAACTCGGGTTGAGCCGCCCCGGGCTTGCGTCGGTTACTTGCGAGTAGGACACTGTTATTACTCGCTAGTAATCCTGCTGCACGCGAGGCAGCACGAACGAACAGGGACCTGTCGCCGTGAGCCACTACAAGAGCAACCTTCGCGACATCGAGTTCAACCTCTTCGAGGTCTTCGGCCGCGACGAAGTCCTCGGGAAGGGCCTCTTCGAGGACCTCGACGTCGACACCGCCAAGAGCATCCTGAGCGAGATCGACCGGATGGCCCGCGAGGACCTCGCAGAGTCGTTCGCTGACGCCGACCGCTTCCCGCCGGTGTACGACCCCGAGGCCTGCACCGTGACGATGCCGGAAGGCTTCGCCAAGGCGTACAAGACCTGGATGGACTCCGAGTGGTTCCGCCTGCAGCTTCCCGTCGAGCTCGGCGGCCAGCCGGCTCCGGCATCGCTGGTGTGGTCCACCGCCGAGCTCGTCCTGGGCGCCAACCCGCCGGTCTGGATGTACTCCGCCGGTCCGAACTTCGGCTACATCGTCCACCGCAACGGCACCGACCGTGACAAGCAGATCGCCAAGCACATGGTCGAGCGCCACTGGGGCGCGACCATGGTGCTGACCGAGCCCGACGCCGGGTCCGACGTCGGCGCCGGCCGCACCAAGGCGTACCTGCAGGAGGACGGCACCTGGCACATCGAGGGCGTCAAGCGCTTCATCACCTCGGCCGAGCACGACATGAGCGAGAACATCATCCACCTGGTGCTCGCGCGCCCGGTCGGCATCGAGGGCGCCGGCGGCCCGGGCACCAAGGGCCTCTCGCTGTTCGTCGTCCCGAAGTACGGCTTCGACCTCGAGACCGGCGAGCTCGACGGCACCCGCAACGGCGCGTACGTCACGAACGTCGAGAAGAAGATGGGCATCAAGGTCTCCACGACCTGCGAGCTCACCTTCGGAGACTCGTCGGTCGGCAACGGCCAGCCGGCCAAGGGCTGGCTGCTCGGCGAGGTCCACGACGGCATCGCGCAGATGTTCCAGGTCATCGAGAACGCCCGCATGCTCGTCGGCACCAAGGCGATCGCGACGCTGTCGACCGGATACCTCAACGCGCTCGACTACGCCAAGGAGCGCGTCCAGGGCGCCGACATGCTGGACCCGGCCAAGGACGCCCCGCGCGTCACGATCACGCACCACCCGGACGTCCGCCGCTCGCTGATGACTCAGAAGTCGTTCGTCGAGGCGCTGCGCTCGCTCGTGATCTACACCGCCAGCTGGCAGGACCGCGTCATGCAGGCCGAGGCGGCCGGCGAGAAGGACAAGCTCGCCGAGCGCGTCAACGACCTCCTGCTCCCGATCGTCAAGGGCTACGGCTCGGAGCGTTCCTGGGTCCTGCTCGGCACCGAGTCGCTGCAGACCTTCGGCGGGTCGGGCTTCCTCCAGGACTACCCGATCGAGCAGTACGTCCGCGACGCCAAGATCGACACCCTGTACGAGGGCACGACCGCGATCCAGGGTCAGGACCTGTTCTTCCGCAAGATCGTGAGGGACCAGGGCCAGGCCATCGCGCACGTCGCCCAGGAGATCCAGGGCTTCATCGCCTCGGAAGCCGGCAACGGTCGCCTCAAGCTCGAGCGCGAGCTGCTCGCGAAGGGCCTCGAGGACGCCCAGGGCATCCTCGGCACGGTCTTCGGCCAGATAATGTCGGCCAACCCCGCCGACGGCGGCGACCCGAAGAACGTCTACAAGGTCGGACTCAACACCAGCCGCCTGCTCATGGCGCTCGGCGACGTCGTCTGCGCGTGGCTGCTGCTGCGTGGCGCCGAGGTCGCACTCGCCGCACTCTCCGGCGACGTCTCGGAGTCGGACAAGCGTTTCTACGAGGGCAAGGTCGCGGCCGCGCAGTTCTTCGCCCGCCAGGTGCTCCCGAAGCTCAGCGCCGAGAAGGCCATCGCCGAGGCCACCGATCTCGACGTGATGGATCTCGACGAGGCTGCGTTCTGACGCACTGACGCACGTCCCGACGGAACGACCCGACGTCTCTCCCCGCACAGGGGTGCAGACGTCGGGTCCTTCTGTCGGGACCCGTGTCACCTAGGCTCTGAGCATGCCGTCGCGAGCGTGGTACGCAGTCGGGCTCGCGCTCGCGGTGATCGGGATCGTCGGCGCGGTGCTGCTCGGGCTCGCCGCTGCAGCCCTCGCCCGAGACGCAGAGGTCCATGCCCTCCCCGACGACGGCACCGTGACGATCGATGCGCACCGGCTCGCCGTCTGGGTGCACGCCGACGTCCCTGCGGGCACCACCGGCGACGACCTGGGTGTCATGTGCGACGTCGTGCCCCAGGGCGGTCCGCTCATCGAGGTGCCCGCGCTCGTCAACCAGTCGGCCGAGATCAACGGGTGGCACCTCGTCGCGCTGTCGGCCCGCGACTCCACCTCCGAATGGTCCGGCATCCCGGCGACCCTGTCCTGCGAGTCCACCGACGGTCGCCTCGCCGACGCGACCTGGGGCACGGGACGGCAGCCGCAGGTCATCGGAGTGCTCGCCCTCTCGCTCGGTGCGATGGCGTTCGGCGTGGGCGGCGTCCT
Above is a genomic segment from Mumia sp. Pv4-285 containing:
- a CDS encoding acyl-CoA dehydrogenase is translated as MSHYKSNLRDIEFNLFEVFGRDEVLGKGLFEDLDVDTAKSILSEIDRMAREDLAESFADADRFPPVYDPEACTVTMPEGFAKAYKTWMDSEWFRLQLPVELGGQPAPASLVWSTAELVLGANPPVWMYSAGPNFGYIVHRNGTDRDKQIAKHMVERHWGATMVLTEPDAGSDVGAGRTKAYLQEDGTWHIEGVKRFITSAEHDMSENIIHLVLARPVGIEGAGGPGTKGLSLFVVPKYGFDLETGELDGTRNGAYVTNVEKKMGIKVSTTCELTFGDSSVGNGQPAKGWLLGEVHDGIAQMFQVIENARMLVGTKAIATLSTGYLNALDYAKERVQGADMLDPAKDAPRVTITHHPDVRRSLMTQKSFVEALRSLVIYTASWQDRVMQAEAAGEKDKLAERVNDLLLPIVKGYGSERSWVLLGTESLQTFGGSGFLQDYPIEQYVRDAKIDTLYEGTTAIQGQDLFFRKIVRDQGQAIAHVAQEIQGFIASEAGNGRLKLERELLAKGLEDAQGILGTVFGQIMSANPADGGDPKNVYKVGLNTSRLLMALGDVVCAWLLLRGAEVALAALSGDVSESDKRFYEGKVAAAQFFARQVLPKLSAEKAIAEATDLDVMDLDEAAF